Proteins from a genomic interval of Phlebotomus papatasi isolate M1 chromosome 3, Ppap_2.1, whole genome shotgun sequence:
- the LOC129806154 gene encoding phosphatidylcholine:ceramide cholinephosphotransferase 1-like isoform X4, translating into MNTFVILVVNFILATVSLSLVHERLPDREKYAPLPDVVLDNIQDMDWALNVSEILIMIGVNSCIILIIFHKHRFIVMRRVFLLMALLYLMRSVTMYVTVLPVPSTTYYCSPKSNSTTPLLIAKRVFQLLSGFGLSINGKHTFCGDYIYSGHTVMLVLAYLIISEYSPKRFYAIHWAAWLNALVGIIMVLLAHGHYTIDVLIAYYVTTRLFWTYHTLANNQMLLKQSSNNYLSREWWFMYFRYFEKNIRGPVPRQYDCPISWPRRFFSKLPSRES; encoded by the exons ATGAATA CATTTGTGATATTAGTCGTCAACTTTATATTAGCCACAGTATCACTATCCCTCGTCCATGAAAGACTACCtgatagagaaaaatatgcacCACTTCCGGACGTCGTCCTGGACAATATTCAGGATATGGATTGGGCTCTCAATGTCAgtgaaattctcataatgatcGGCGTCAATTCATGCATCATTCTCATCATTTTCCACAAACACAG ATTCATCGTAATGCGTCGGGTTTTCCTACTGATGGCCCTGCTCTACCTAATGCGATCTGTGACGATGTACGTGACAGTTTTGCCTGTTCCTAGTACAACTTACTATTGCAGTCCCAAGTCAAACTCAACAACTCCCCTCTTGATTGCCAAACGCGTCTTTCAACTCTTGTCCGGCTTCGGACTGTCCATCAACGGCAAGCACACCTTCTGCGGTGACTACATCTACAGTGGACATACGGTCATGCTGGTTCTTGCCTATCTAATCATCAGCGAAT ATTCACCAAAACGCTTCTATGCCATTCACTGGGCCGCCTGGCTGAATGCTCTTGTCGGAATCATTATG GTACTTCTGGCACATGGTCACTATACAATTGACGTACTTATTGCGTACTACGTAACAACTCGTCTATTCTGGACTTATCACACTTTGGCCAACAATCAAATGCTCCTCAAGCAATCATCCAACAACTACTTGTCACGTGAATGGTGGTTCATGTATTTccgatattttgaaaaaaatatccgtGGCCCCGTTCCACGTCAATACGACTGTCCCATTTCGTGGCCAAGACGCTTCTTCAGCAAACTCCCGAGTCGCGAAAGTTAA
- the LOC129806790 gene encoding clavesin-1-like yields MGRAELFDPDLVTPMEFIAAFWVIGEILLMEPESQVNGFVGVVDCKGFSYRHSKKISLTLIKLGIRLAKNVVPAMPKRLHLINQNHFTTVLYKIIKPFLPREYAEMIHFHGDNLEELHEFVPRECLLECFGGTIRDPQITEEQYRDLMLKFDAEYKALNDLGYRTNLTSRKT; encoded by the exons ATGGGACGTGCAG aaCTTTTTGATCCCGATTTGGTCACTCCAATGGAATTTATTGCGGCATTCTGGGTGATTGGGGAAATTCTTTTGATGGAACCAGAAAGTCAAGTTAATGGATTCGTTGGAGTTGTAGACTGCAAAGGATTTTCCTATCGACATTCCAAGAAAATCTCCCTCACTTTGATAAAACTCGGAATACGTCTGGCCAAA aaTGTTGTTCCAGCCATGCCGAAGAGATTGCACTTGATTAATCAAAATCACTTCACGACTGTCCTGTACAAAATCATAAAACCTTTTCTTCCTCGAGAATATGCCGAAATGATTCATTTTCACGGAGATAATCTCGAGGAACTCCATGAATTTGTGCCAAGAGAATGCCTTCTCGAATGTTTTGGGGGCACTATAAGGGATCCTCAAATAACTGAAGAACAATACAGAGACCTAATGCTGAAATTTGATGCTGAATATAAAGCATTAAATGACCTTGGGTATAGGACAAACCTCACTTCTAGGAAAACTTAA